Proteins from a genomic interval of Zingiber officinale cultivar Zhangliang chromosome 2A, Zo_v1.1, whole genome shotgun sequence:
- the LOC122040267 gene encoding vesicle transport protein SFT2B-like — MERFKWIQRSLLGDDREQEDDLLGEFGDGSCSLSPLQRLYGFAASLVIGFAFMLLSLVVFYKPIKFALLFTFGNLFAVGSTAFLIGPVQQARMMLDPVRVYATIIYVGSVVVALVCALWVHSKLLTVIAIVSEICALVWYSLSYVPFARRMVSELLISCCDTEL; from the exons ATGGAGAGGTTTAAGTGGATCCAACGATCACTTCTCGGCGATGATCGGGAACAAGAAGACGACCTGCTGGGTGAATTCGGCGATGGCTCCTGCTCCCTTTCCCCTCTCCAG AGATTGTATGGCTTCGCCGCTTCTCTTGTCATCGGATTTGCATTTATGCTGTTG TCCCTGGTTGTTTTCTATAAACCGATCAAGTTCGCCCTACTGTTCACCTTCGGGAATCTGTTTGCAGTGGGAAG CACAGCCTTCCTTATCGGGCCAGTACAGCAAGCAAGAATGATGCTTGATCCAGTGCGAGTTTATGCGACGATCATATATGTCGGCAGTGTTGTTGTTGCTCTTGTTTGTGCTCTTTGG GTTCATAGCAAATTGCTTACGGTGATTGCAATTGTAAGCGAAATCTGTGCGCTCGTATG GTACAGCTTGAGCTATGTCCCTTTTGCTCGGCGTATGGTCTCTGAGCTGCTTATAAGTTGTTGTGACACAGAGCTTTAA